The following are encoded in a window of Kaistia algarum genomic DNA:
- a CDS encoding shikimate dehydrogenase: MSAFAVPTACILGWPVRHSRSPLIHRHWLGRYGIAGDYIPHAVPPEKIAGFLRAFPASGFVGGNVTVPHKEIAFASVDRTDAVAEALGAVNTIFFEDGKLVGANTDAPGFLANLDQSASDFGGRGGPAIVLGAGGGARAVIWSLRERGFAPIHVVNRTRARAEALAERFGAAVRAAGWEDLPALLPSASILVNTTSLGMEGEPPLEIDLEPAPDELLVTDIVYVPLVTPLLAKARQRGLATVDGLGMLLHQAAPGFERWFGTRPEVTEELRQLVLADMESR; this comes from the coding sequence ATGTCCGCCTTTGCCGTTCCCACCGCCTGCATCCTTGGCTGGCCCGTGCGCCATTCGCGCTCGCCTCTGATCCACCGTCATTGGCTCGGTCGCTACGGCATCGCGGGTGACTACATCCCTCATGCGGTTCCGCCGGAAAAAATCGCTGGCTTCCTTCGTGCCTTCCCCGCCAGCGGATTCGTCGGTGGCAATGTCACGGTCCCGCACAAGGAGATTGCCTTCGCCTCGGTCGATCGGACTGATGCGGTGGCCGAGGCGCTCGGCGCCGTGAACACGATCTTCTTCGAGGACGGCAAGCTCGTAGGTGCCAACACCGATGCGCCGGGCTTCCTCGCCAATCTCGACCAGAGCGCATCGGACTTCGGTGGACGCGGCGGTCCGGCGATCGTGCTGGGAGCCGGCGGCGGCGCAAGGGCGGTCATCTGGTCGCTGCGCGAGCGGGGCTTCGCGCCGATTCATGTCGTGAACCGCACCCGCGCTCGCGCGGAAGCGCTCGCGGAGCGATTCGGCGCCGCCGTCCGGGCGGCGGGCTGGGAGGATCTGCCGGCGCTGCTGCCTTCGGCGTCCATTCTGGTCAACACCACATCCCTCGGCATGGAGGGCGAGCCGCCGCTGGAGATCGATCTCGAGCCGGCGCCCGACGAACTTCTCGTCACCGACATCGTCTATGTTCCGCTGGTGACGCCGCTGCTCGCCAAGGCACGCCAGCGCGGCCTTGCCACGGTCGACGGCCTCGGCATGCTGTTGCATCAGGCGGCGCCCGGCTTCGAGCGCTGGTTCGGTACACGTCCCGAGGTGACGGAGGAACTCCGGCAGCTTGTGCTCGCCGACATGGAATCCCGATGA
- the mnmE gene encoding tRNA uridine-5-carboxymethylaminomethyl(34) synthesis GTPase MnmE, with the protein MSGETIFALSSGMPPAGVAVIRASGPGIRFGLETLAGHVPAPRIATLATLRDRSGGSLDRALILYFAAPGSFTGEDVAELHVHGGRAVVAATLSALASLPGYRPAEAGEFTRRAFANGKADLTEVEGLSDLIAAETEAQRRQAVGVAGGAMRKIAEDWRARLIQARAYLEAELDFSDEDDVPELIGSAADEVAEAVAQEMEGHLRAADFGERVRSGFEVVLLGAPNVGKSSLLNALARRDVAIVTAEAGTTRDMIEVAMDLEGYAVTLVDTAGLRETTGLVESEGVRRARVRGGAADLVLVLSDGEIAAPEDLPSTIRGVIRVRTKTDLARIDSGPNQYDVAVSAANGSGLGDLKAAIVTALGLLNPRPAALITRERQRRELGTAVTALRFAVGETAAELKAERLRQAGDAIGRLTGRIDVDEWLDVIFREFCIGK; encoded by the coding sequence ATGAGCGGCGAGACGATCTTTGCGCTTTCCAGCGGCATGCCCCCAGCCGGCGTGGCCGTCATCCGGGCCAGCGGACCCGGGATTCGATTCGGACTCGAAACGTTGGCCGGGCATGTTCCGGCGCCGCGGATCGCCACCCTCGCAACCCTGCGCGATCGTTCGGGCGGCAGCCTCGACCGGGCTTTGATCCTGTATTTCGCAGCGCCTGGGAGCTTCACCGGCGAGGACGTCGCGGAGTTGCATGTCCATGGTGGACGCGCTGTTGTCGCCGCCACGCTATCCGCTCTGGCTTCGCTCCCCGGCTACCGGCCGGCGGAAGCGGGCGAGTTCACACGTCGGGCCTTCGCCAATGGCAAGGCCGACCTGACCGAGGTAGAGGGTCTCTCGGATCTGATCGCGGCGGAGACGGAAGCGCAGCGTCGCCAGGCGGTCGGCGTTGCCGGCGGAGCCATGCGGAAAATCGCCGAGGACTGGCGGGCGCGGCTTATCCAGGCTCGGGCATATCTGGAGGCCGAGCTGGATTTCAGCGATGAGGACGACGTGCCGGAGTTGATCGGCTCGGCGGCGGATGAAGTCGCGGAGGCCGTGGCACAGGAGATGGAAGGCCATCTGCGGGCGGCGGATTTTGGCGAGCGCGTCCGTTCGGGCTTCGAAGTGGTGCTGCTCGGCGCTCCCAATGTTGGCAAATCGAGCCTGCTGAACGCCTTGGCGCGACGGGATGTGGCCATCGTGACGGCCGAAGCCGGTACGACGCGCGATATGATCGAGGTCGCCATGGATCTGGAAGGTTACGCGGTGACTCTGGTCGATACTGCCGGACTTCGCGAGACGACTGGGTTGGTCGAGAGCGAGGGGGTTCGGCGTGCCAGGGTTCGCGGCGGGGCGGCGGACCTTGTGCTCGTCCTCTCCGACGGCGAGATCGCGGCCCCGGAGGATCTGCCGTCGACGATCAGAGGTGTGATCCGCGTAAGGACGAAAACGGATCTCGCACGGATCGATTCGGGTCCGAACCAATATGACGTGGCGGTTTCGGCAGCCAACGGTTCCGGGCTCGGGGATCTGAAGGCGGCGATCGTCACGGCGCTAGGCCTGTTGAACCCACGTCCGGCCGCCCTGATAACACGGGAGCGGCAGCGGCGGGAACTCGGCACCGCCGTTACGGCATTGCGCTTCGCGGTCGGGGAGACGGCGGCCGAGCTCAAGGCCGAGCGCTTGCGGCAGGCCGGCGATGCCATCGGCCGGCTAACGGGGCGGATCGATGTGGATGAATGGCTTGACGTGATCTTTCGTGAGTTCTGCATCGGAAAGTGA
- the dnaQ gene encoding DNA polymerase III subunit epsilon, whose product MREIVFDTETTGLEPLKGDRLVEIGGIELLNHIPTGRSYHVYVNPERSMPVEAFRVHGLSDEFLADKPLFRDVVDDFIAFIEGATLIAHNATFDISFINAEFARLSRPPIPPDRVIDTLMLARRKHPAGPNSLDALCSRYGIDTSKRTLHGGLLDAELLAEVYIELIGGRQPDLVLVRAEERTTSSGIAGSAVRRPLVRPAPLAPRGNEEEFAAHEAFVGKIKDALWSRYAAAEAE is encoded by the coding sequence TTGCGCGAGATCGTTTTCGACACCGAAACCACCGGCCTCGAGCCGTTGAAAGGCGACCGGCTGGTCGAGATCGGCGGCATCGAGCTGCTCAACCACATCCCCACGGGCCGGAGCTATCACGTCTATGTCAATCCCGAGCGCTCGATGCCGGTCGAGGCATTTCGCGTTCATGGCCTCTCGGACGAATTCCTCGCCGACAAGCCGCTGTTTCGCGATGTGGTCGACGATTTCATCGCCTTCATAGAGGGCGCGACGTTGATCGCTCACAATGCGACCTTCGATATCAGCTTCATCAATGCGGAATTCGCGCGGCTCTCGCGTCCGCCGATCCCGCCGGACCGCGTGATCGACACGCTGATGCTGGCGCGTCGCAAGCATCCTGCCGGGCCGAACTCGCTGGATGCGCTCTGCTCGCGCTACGGCATCGATACGTCGAAGCGTACGCTGCATGGCGGCCTGCTCGACGCCGAACTGCTGGCGGAGGTCTATATCGAGCTGATCGGCGGGCGCCAGCCGGATCTGGTTCTGGTGAGGGCGGAGGAGAGGACGACAAGCTCCGGCATCGCCGGGTCGGCCGTGCGACGGCCGCTGGTGCGGCCTGCGCCGCTCGCCCCGCGCGGCAACGAGGAAGAGTTCGCCGCGCACGAGGCCTTTGTTGGGAAGATCAAGGACGCACTCTGGAGCCGCTATGCGGCGGCAGAGGCGGAGTGA
- a CDS encoding Maf family protein: MIVLASSSRARQSLLTHAGIRFEALSPGVDERRIERLLAAGGASPGDLAIALADAKALAVLPLRPDDIVIGSDQVLDLAGERFSKPADRAAAADQLARLSGRTHRLNSAVSIARGDIVVWRHIATVSLTMRSLSERAISRYLDAAGEDVLHSVGAYLIEGIGIQLFSAIEGDYFAILGLPMLPLLEALRELGALES; this comes from the coding sequence ATGATCGTTCTCGCTTCCTCCTCCAGAGCGCGCCAGTCGCTGCTGACCCACGCCGGAATCCGCTTCGAGGCGTTATCCCCGGGCGTGGACGAGCGTCGCATCGAACGTTTGCTGGCAGCGGGTGGAGCCTCGCCTGGCGATCTCGCCATCGCGCTCGCCGATGCCAAGGCGCTCGCGGTGCTGCCGCTGCGACCCGACGATATCGTCATCGGCTCGGACCAGGTGCTGGATCTGGCGGGCGAGCGCTTCAGCAAACCTGCCGACCGGGCGGCGGCGGCCGACCAGCTGGCGCGTCTCTCCGGCCGGACCCATCGCTTGAATTCGGCAGTATCGATCGCGCGAGGCGATATCGTCGTTTGGCGCCATATCGCCACCGTCTCGCTCACGATGCGGTCGCTTTCGGAACGGGCGATTTCGCGCTATCTGGACGCCGCCGGCGAGGATGTCCTCCATTCCGTCGGCGCCTATCTGATCGAAGGCATCGGCATCCAGTTGTTCTCAGCCATAGAAGGCGATTATTTCGCGATTCTCGGCCTGCCGATGCTGCCTCTCCTCGAAGCGCTGCGCGAACTCGGCGCCCTCGAAAGTTGA
- the hemJ gene encoding protoporphyrinogen oxidase HemJ, with amino-acid sequence MAGYEWIKALHIIAVISWMAGIFYLPRLFVYHSHAAVGSEASETFKVMEAKLLRIIMNPAMIVTWLAGLWLAWDGGWTQQGWFMAKFALVVAMSAFHMWLAARRRDFAADRNRISERGYRLANEIPTILMIVIVVLVVVKPF; translated from the coding sequence ATGGCCGGCTATGAATGGATCAAGGCGCTGCACATCATCGCGGTGATCAGCTGGATGGCGGGCATTTTTTACCTGCCCCGCCTCTTCGTCTATCACAGCCACGCGGCGGTCGGTTCGGAAGCCAGCGAGACCTTCAAGGTCATGGAAGCCAAGCTGCTGCGGATCATCATGAATCCGGCGATGATCGTCACCTGGCTTGCCGGTCTCTGGCTTGCCTGGGATGGCGGCTGGACACAGCAGGGCTGGTTCATGGCGAAATTCGCCCTTGTCGTCGCCATGAGCGCTTTCCATATGTGGCTTGCCGCCCGGCGCCGCGACTTTGCCGCGGATCGCAATCGTATCTCCGAACGAGGCTATCGGCTTGCCAACGAGATCCCTACGATCCTGATGATCGTTATCGTCGTTCTCGTCGTGGTAAAGCCATTCTGA
- a CDS encoding thioredoxin domain-containing protein, whose amino-acid sequence MSKNLLRHETSPYLLQHRDNPVHWRAWNAAALTEAATLNRPILLSVGYAACHWCHVMAHESFEDVETAAVMNALFVNIKVDREERPDLDQIYMAALHAIGEPGGWPLTMFLTPDGKPIWGGTYFPKQARYGRPGFIDVMRRVAEVYADDPVGVTEQASCLTAHLSAPPRQDRTAQLDGALLDQAGHSLLGVMDPELGGTRGAPKFPNFPLLDFLARSAERTGRVDLTEAVDAALHGMTAGGIFDHVGGGLARYSTDPKWLVPHFEKMLSDNGLLLERLAFAVPLDEPDHLFRDRIESTIAWLERDMRLDNALFCASLDADSDGHEGAFYVWRRHDLDELLTEADAGFIAALYDISAEGNWEGVSIPNRLHPHPVLSEAEDARRRRILQTLRIARERRPHPARDDKQLTDWNAFAIAGLAAAAFRLDRSDWLALAVDAFAATGTILQLAGRPVHAHRAGRHIGPAFSSDLAALAHAALSLHRATQDTAYIDEAIRLLGLLDSHHATGDGGYFFTADDAEPLIQRRRDRQDDAAPNAHGLAADALIRLWSLTGEDRFRAEADALLAAAGGSIAANAFGAASLLAALNLRIRVRSIVIVAPNVEAAEPLRRVVAQNWRSNWTLDIRTDGATLPSDHPAHGRGAIEGRATAYLCREGSCSLPIQEPAELADQLVEG is encoded by the coding sequence ATGAGCAAAAACCTGCTGCGTCATGAGACCAGCCCCTATCTGCTGCAACATCGCGATAACCCCGTCCATTGGCGGGCCTGGAATGCGGCGGCTCTCACCGAGGCTGCGACGCTGAACCGCCCGATCCTGCTGTCCGTCGGCTATGCGGCCTGCCACTGGTGCCATGTGATGGCCCATGAATCGTTCGAGGACGTAGAGACCGCCGCCGTCATGAACGCTCTGTTCGTCAACATCAAGGTCGATCGAGAGGAGCGGCCCGACCTGGACCAGATCTATATGGCGGCGCTCCACGCGATCGGCGAGCCCGGCGGCTGGCCTCTCACCATGTTCCTGACGCCGGACGGCAAGCCGATCTGGGGCGGCACCTATTTTCCGAAACAGGCGCGCTATGGTCGTCCCGGCTTCATCGATGTGATGCGCCGTGTAGCCGAGGTCTATGCCGACGATCCAGTCGGAGTCACAGAGCAGGCAAGCTGCCTAACGGCGCACCTGTCCGCGCCGCCGAGGCAGGATCGCACGGCCCAGCTCGACGGGGCCTTGCTGGACCAGGCGGGACATTCCCTGCTCGGCGTCATGGACCCCGAGCTAGGTGGAACGCGTGGCGCCCCGAAATTCCCGAATTTCCCGCTCCTGGACTTCCTCGCCCGGAGCGCCGAGCGGACCGGCCGCGTCGACCTGACGGAAGCCGTCGACGCCGCGCTTCACGGCATGACCGCAGGCGGCATCTTCGATCATGTCGGCGGCGGTCTCGCGCGCTATTCGACCGATCCGAAATGGCTTGTGCCGCATTTCGAGAAGATGCTGTCCGACAATGGATTGCTGCTCGAACGTCTAGCCTTCGCGGTCCCGCTCGACGAGCCCGACCACCTGTTTCGTGACCGAATCGAATCGACGATTGCCTGGCTCGAGCGGGACATGCGGCTCGACAACGCGCTCTTCTGCGCCAGCCTCGATGCCGATTCCGACGGCCATGAAGGCGCCTTCTATGTCTGGCGACGCCATGACCTGGACGAACTCCTGACCGAAGCCGATGCGGGCTTCATCGCCGCGCTCTACGACATTTCAGCCGAAGGCAATTGGGAAGGCGTTTCGATCCCGAATCGTTTGCACCCCCACCCAGTGCTAAGCGAAGCGGAGGACGCTCGCCGACGTCGCATTCTTCAAACGCTGCGAATCGCGCGCGAGCGCCGCCCGCATCCTGCCCGCGACGACAAGCAACTCACCGACTGGAACGCCTTCGCCATTGCCGGCCTTGCGGCAGCCGCCTTTCGGCTGGATCGATCGGACTGGCTCGCTCTCGCAGTCGATGCCTTCGCGGCAACGGGGACTATCCTCCAGCTGGCCGGAAGGCCGGTCCATGCCCACCGCGCTGGCCGCCATATCGGACCTGCCTTCTCGTCCGACCTCGCTGCCCTCGCCCATGCCGCGCTCTCGCTGCATCGCGCGACGCAGGACACCGCCTATATCGACGAGGCCATCCGGCTGCTGGGCCTCCTTGACAGCCACCACGCGACCGGCGATGGCGGATACTTCTTCACGGCCGACGATGCCGAACCGCTAATCCAGCGTCGACGCGACCGACAGGATGACGCCGCGCCCAACGCGCACGGTCTGGCGGCCGATGCACTCATCCGCCTCTGGTCGCTGACGGGAGAGGACCGCTTCCGCGCCGAGGCCGACGCGCTCCTGGCCGCGGCGGGCGGCAGTATCGCGGCCAACGCCTTCGGCGCGGCAAGCCTTCTCGCCGCGCTCAATCTGCGCATCCGTGTGAGGAGTATCGTTATCGTGGCGCCAAATGTCGAGGCCGCCGAGCCCCTGCGCCGCGTCGTCGCTCAGAACTGGCGCTCGAACTGGACGCTGGATATCCGGACGGACGGAGCCACGTTGCCGTCCGATCATCCCGCCCATGGCCGCGGCGCCATCGAGGGCCGCGCGACCGCCTATCTGTGCCGGGAAGGCTCGTGCTCGCTGCCGATCCAGGAACCCGCCGAATTGGCAGATCAGCTGGTCGAAGGCTGA
- a CDS encoding pyruvate, water dikinase regulatory protein, translating to MKNEARHLHLHLVSDATGETLITVARAASAQYPSVAVVEHLHSMTRAPKQVERILADIEREPGIVLFTLVDRAIADPLELGCREIAVPCFSVLGPVLQLFQSYLGASSEGRAGAQHALDGEYFRRIEALTFAMMHDDGQLPEELDLAEVVILGVSRTSKTPTSIYLANRGVRAANIPIVPGVALPVQLAEAKRPLIVGLIATPDRIVQMRENRLLAFSQVPGGDVYVDRAAVANEVAATRKICARNGWPVIDVTRRSIEETATAILALRRGEQNRIREALGP from the coding sequence GTGAAGAACGAGGCGCGCCACCTTCATCTCCATCTTGTCTCCGACGCGACTGGCGAGACGCTCATTACCGTCGCCCGTGCCGCTTCCGCGCAATATCCAAGCGTTGCCGTCGTCGAGCATCTCCATTCGATGACGCGGGCGCCCAAACAGGTCGAGCGGATCCTCGCCGATATCGAGCGCGAACCTGGCATCGTCCTGTTCACCCTGGTCGATCGCGCCATCGCCGATCCGCTCGAGCTGGGCTGCCGCGAGATCGCCGTGCCATGCTTCTCCGTCCTCGGCCCGGTGCTGCAACTCTTCCAATCCTATCTTGGCGCTTCCAGCGAAGGCCGTGCCGGGGCCCAGCATGCGCTGGACGGCGAATATTTCCGTCGCATCGAGGCGCTGACCTTCGCGATGATGCATGATGACGGCCAGCTCCCCGAAGAACTAGACCTCGCCGAAGTGGTGATTCTCGGCGTCAGCCGCACCTCGAAGACGCCGACGAGCATCTATCTCGCCAATCGCGGCGTGCGCGCGGCCAACATCCCGATCGTTCCCGGCGTCGCCTTGCCGGTGCAGCTCGCCGAGGCGAAGCGGCCATTGATCGTCGGGCTGATCGCGACGCCGGACCGGATCGTGCAGATGCGCGAGAACCGGCTTCTCGCCTTTTCCCAGGTTCCCGGCGGCGATGTCTATGTCGACCGCGCCGCCGTCGCCAACGAAGTGGCGGCGACACGCAAGATTTGCGCGCGCAATGGCTGGCCGGTCATCGACGTTACCCGCCGTTCTATCGAGGAAACGGCGACAGCGATCCTGGCGCTGCGCCGCGGTGAACAGAACCGAATCCGCGAGGCTCTTGGACCATGA
- the hemE gene encoding uroporphyrinogen decarboxylase translates to MSPLLAVLDGESLASPPIWLMRQAGRYLPEYRELRAKAGSFLDLCFSPDLATEVTLQPIRRFGFDAAILFSDILVIPKALGRDVRFVEGEGPRLDPIDAAGIVEVLARSRETGAVVNDLGVVIETVRRVRAALAPETALIGFCGAPWTVATYMIAGRGTSDQAPSRRFGLADPDSFARLIEALVIASTDYLVAQLEAGADAVQIFDSWAGVLSPSSFANWSLGPAARIAAGVRARVPGARIIGFPKGADRALSAYAAAMEANAIGLDWTVDLETIRRETQNRVALQGNLDPMALVTGGAALDAGIDSILAAMEGARHIFNLGHGIVPETPIAHVEQLVRRIRG, encoded by the coding sequence ATCTCTCCGCTGCTGGCCGTGCTGGACGGAGAGAGCCTGGCCTCTCCGCCAATCTGGCTGATGAGGCAAGCGGGACGCTATCTTCCTGAATATCGAGAGCTGCGAGCCAAGGCAGGCTCCTTCCTCGATCTCTGCTTTTCGCCCGATCTCGCCACCGAGGTGACATTGCAGCCGATCCGCCGCTTCGGCTTCGATGCTGCTATCCTTTTTTCCGACATTCTGGTGATCCCCAAGGCGCTTGGCCGCGACGTTCGTTTCGTCGAGGGCGAAGGACCCCGGCTCGATCCGATCGATGCGGCGGGGATTGTCGAGGTTCTGGCCCGAAGCCGGGAGACGGGTGCCGTCGTCAACGATCTCGGTGTGGTGATCGAGACGGTGCGCCGCGTTCGTGCGGCATTGGCTCCGGAAACGGCTCTGATCGGCTTCTGCGGCGCGCCCTGGACGGTTGCCACCTACATGATCGCCGGGCGCGGCACGAGCGACCAGGCGCCCTCCCGTCGCTTTGGGCTGGCCGATCCTGATTCCTTTGCGCGCCTGATCGAAGCGCTGGTCATCGCTTCGACGGATTATCTGGTGGCGCAGTTGGAGGCTGGCGCCGACGCTGTGCAGATCTTCGATAGCTGGGCCGGCGTTCTGTCGCCGTCATCGTTTGCCAATTGGTCGCTGGGTCCGGCGGCCCGGATCGCAGCCGGCGTGCGGGCCCGCGTTCCGGGTGCGCGCATCATCGGTTTTCCCAAAGGCGCGGATCGGGCGCTGTCGGCCTATGCGGCGGCGATGGAAGCCAATGCTATCGGGCTCGACTGGACTGTGGATCTGGAGACCATCCGGCGGGAGACGCAGAACCGCGTCGCTTTGCAGGGCAATCTCGATCCGATGGCGCTGGTTACGGGCGGTGCCGCTCTGGATGCGGGTATCGATTCGATCCTTGCCGCGATGGAAGGGGCCCGCCACATCTTCAATCTCGGTCATGGTATCGTGCCGGAAACGCCCATCGCGCATGTCGAACAGCTCGTGCGCCGCATACGCGGATAG
- the coaE gene encoding dephospho-CoA kinase (Dephospho-CoA kinase (CoaE) performs the final step in coenzyme A biosynthesis.), with translation MITIGLTGSIGMGKSTLGRFFAARGAPLLDADAMVHALYRGAAVDPVGQVFPDAIRDGAVDRALLSAEIARRPAALAELEAIVHPLVRAGQAEWLAKVRGAGHAFAVLDIPLLLETGGETRVDVVVVASAPSQIQRARVLARPGMSSAKRDAILARQMPDAEKRGRAHFVVDTGGALEAAERQVDDILRALAASAAARGVRG, from the coding sequence ATGATCACCATCGGCCTTACCGGCTCGATCGGCATGGGCAAGTCGACGCTCGGCCGTTTTTTCGCGGCGCGAGGCGCCCCTTTGCTCGACGCCGATGCCATGGTCCACGCCCTCTATCGCGGCGCCGCCGTCGATCCGGTTGGGCAGGTGTTTCCGGACGCCATTCGTGATGGAGCCGTCGACCGCGCGCTCCTCTCGGCCGAAATCGCCCGGCGGCCAGCGGCGCTGGCCGAGCTGGAAGCGATCGTCCATCCTCTGGTGCGGGCCGGGCAGGCGGAATGGCTGGCGAAAGTCCGGGGCGCCGGGCATGCCTTCGCTGTGCTCGACATTCCGCTGCTGTTGGAGACCGGCGGCGAGACGCGCGTCGACGTCGTGGTGGTGGCCTCGGCTCCATCGCAGATCCAGCGCGCCCGCGTCCTGGCTCGTCCCGGCATGAGCTCGGCGAAGCGGGACGCAATCCTGGCGCGGCAAATGCCCGATGCGGAGAAACGCGGGCGCGCGCATTTCGTCGTCGATACGGGCGGGGCGCTGGAAGCGGCCGAACGCCAGGTGGACGACATCCTGCGCGCGCTGGCTGCCAGCGCAGCGGCGCGAGGTGTCAGGGGATGA
- the rho gene encoding transcription termination factor Rho, translating into MREMKLQDLKSKSPTELLAFAEELEVENASTLRKQELMFAILKQLAGNDVEIVGQGVVEVLQDGFGFLRSPDANYLAGPDDIYVSPSQIRRFSLRTGDTVEGYIRSPKDGERYFALLKVNTINFEDPDKARHKVHFDNLTPLYPNERFKMELEVPASKDMTPRIIDLVAPLGKGQRALVTAPPRTGKTVFLQNIASSIAVNHPECYLIVLLIDERPEEVTDMQRSVKGEVISSTFDEPATRHVAVAEMVIEKAKRLVEHGRDVVILLDSITRLGRAYNTVVPSSGKVLTGGVDANALQRPKRFFGAARNIEEGGSLTIIATALIDTGSRMDEVIFEEFKGTGNSEIILDRKVADKRTFPAIDITRSGTRKEELLVPPDVLKKMYVLRRILMPMGTVDAIEFLLDKLKQTKSNSDFFDQMNT; encoded by the coding sequence ATGCGTGAAATGAAACTACAGGACCTCAAGTCCAAATCGCCGACGGAGCTTCTTGCCTTCGCGGAAGAGCTCGAGGTCGAGAATGCGAGCACCCTGCGCAAGCAGGAATTGATGTTCGCGATCCTGAAGCAGCTGGCCGGAAACGATGTCGAGATCGTCGGCCAGGGCGTGGTCGAGGTTCTCCAGGACGGCTTCGGCTTCCTGCGCTCCCCCGACGCGAACTATCTGGCGGGTCCCGACGATATCTATGTGTCGCCCTCCCAGATCCGCCGCTTCTCGCTGCGGACCGGCGACACGGTCGAGGGCTATATCCGCAGCCCCAAGGATGGCGAGCGCTATTTCGCGCTGCTCAAGGTCAACACGATCAATTTCGAAGATCCGGACAAGGCGCGCCACAAGGTCCATTTCGACAATCTGACGCCGCTTTATCCCAATGAGCGCTTCAAGATGGAACTCGAGGTTCCGGCCTCGAAGGATATGACGCCGCGAATCATCGATCTCGTGGCTCCGCTCGGCAAAGGCCAGCGCGCGCTTGTCACTGCGCCGCCGCGTACCGGCAAGACCGTGTTCCTGCAGAACATCGCGTCGTCGATCGCCGTCAACCATCCGGAATGCTACCTGATCGTTCTTCTGATCGACGAACGTCCGGAAGAAGTCACCGACATGCAGCGCTCGGTGAAAGGCGAGGTGATCTCCTCGACCTTCGACGAGCCCGCGACGCGCCACGTCGCCGTCGCCGAGATGGTCATCGAAAAGGCGAAGCGGCTGGTCGAACATGGCCGCGACGTCGTGATCCTGCTCGATTCGATCACACGCCTCGGCCGTGCCTACAACACCGTCGTGCCATCGTCCGGCAAGGTGCTGACCGGCGGCGTCGATGCCAATGCGCTGCAGCGGCCGAAGCGCTTCTTCGGCGCCGCGCGCAATATCGAAGAAGGTGGTTCGCTGACGATTATCGCCACGGCCCTGATCGATACCGGCAGCCGCATGGACGAAGTCATTTTCGAAGAGTTCAAGGGCACGGGCAACTCGGAAATCATCCTCGACCGCAAGGTCGCGGACAAGCGCACCTTCCCCGCGATCGACATCACCCGCTCGGGTACGCGCAAGGAGGAGCTGTTGGTTCCGCCGGATGTGCTCAAGAAGATGTATGTGCTCCGCCGCATCCTCATGCCGATGGGCACGGTCGACGCGATCGAATTCCTGCTCGACAAGCTCAAGCAGACCAAGAGCAATTCGGACTTCTTCGATCAGATGAATACCTGA